A window of Gemmatimonadota bacterium contains these coding sequences:
- a CDS encoding surface carbohydrate biosynthesis protein, with product MIELNRDLPTVLLSIETASRELDSKLLLGTALAGRGLRAIVGHKEAVKDIACASRRVVWLGKSILNVEDSGTSVAQDLARNESLVIWHHDEGGIYPEQVWETYFLRSHPPHLIARQNCVRVCVWGERQKRVLEREAPELNGSVVATGSPRFDLCAPAFEWVEATAGVEDRVERTPYILVNTRFVMAAPYQGQDWLFREPPRMEDWPEGTTPERVRDLTFSNWRQVVHDFAEFVSLVKELALAHGDHTLVLRPHPSENLNFYREVFRPFPNVHVTRDHNVTYWIRGARMVVHCKCTTGIEAALAGRPVLHFWPNPENDLNGGEEVAREAGWLATSIPDALQRSSRILDGHVETQKWSPSARELLQNLSGPAIPRIVDETIAVLDAHGINGSDVVFPPGERRKPLANLRRRFGRSRLDYVTSKRGRLEPTQVERIVAGCGEHGFGRVEIRRITRRFVVLEPSEHAG from the coding sequence ATGATCGAGCTAAATCGAGACCTTCCCACGGTTCTGCTATCGATCGAGACGGCAAGCCGCGAGCTCGACAGCAAGCTCTTGCTCGGGACCGCTCTCGCAGGTCGGGGCCTTCGGGCGATCGTCGGCCATAAGGAGGCCGTCAAGGACATCGCCTGTGCTTCCCGGCGCGTCGTGTGGCTGGGAAAATCCATTCTGAACGTTGAAGACTCGGGGACGTCCGTCGCCCAGGATCTGGCACGAAACGAATCGCTCGTGATCTGGCACCACGACGAAGGGGGAATCTATCCCGAGCAGGTGTGGGAAACGTACTTCCTCCGCTCCCACCCGCCCCACCTGATCGCCCGACAGAATTGCGTTCGTGTGTGCGTCTGGGGCGAGCGTCAGAAGCGCGTTCTCGAGCGGGAGGCCCCCGAGTTGAACGGCTCGGTCGTCGCCACTGGGAGCCCGCGGTTCGATCTCTGCGCTCCAGCTTTTGAGTGGGTCGAGGCCACCGCCGGTGTCGAAGATCGCGTCGAGCGCACGCCCTACATCCTCGTCAACACGCGGTTCGTGATGGCCGCCCCGTACCAGGGACAGGATTGGCTGTTTCGGGAGCCTCCTCGGATGGAGGACTGGCCCGAGGGAACCACCCCAGAGCGGGTCCGGGACCTTACCTTCTCCAACTGGCGGCAAGTGGTGCACGACTTCGCCGAGTTCGTCTCCCTAGTCAAGGAGCTGGCACTCGCGCACGGCGACCATACGCTCGTGCTGCGGCCCCACCCAAGCGAGAACCTGAACTTCTATCGAGAAGTGTTTCGACCGTTCCCGAACGTGCATGTCACTCGAGATCACAACGTCACGTATTGGATCCGTGGCGCCCGCATGGTCGTGCACTGCAAGTGCACAACCGGCATCGAAGCCGCCCTGGCAGGTCGACCCGTGCTGCACTTCTGGCCGAATCCCGAGAACGACCTGAATGGGGGGGAAGAGGTCGCTCGGGAAGCGGGGTGGCTCGCGACGTCCATCCCCGACGCCCTCCAGAGGTCCTCTCGGATTCTCGACGGACACGTCGAAACCCAGAAATGGTCCCCTTCCGCACGGGAACTTCTCCAGAACCTGAGCGGTCCCGCGATTCCCAGGATCGTCGACGAGACTATCGCCGTCCTCGACGCACACGGAATCAACGGGTCGGACGTCGTCTTTCCCCCTGGCGAGCGGCGCAAGCCTCTTGCCAATCTTCGAAGACGCTTCGGCCGGAGCCGGCTCGACTATGTGACCTCGAAGCGTGGACGCCTGGAACCAACGCAGGTGGAGCGAATCGTCGCGGGGTGTGGCGAGCATGGCTTCGGGCGTGTGGAGATTCGCCGGATCACCCGAAGGTTCGTGGTTCTCGAACCATCTGAGCATGCCGGTTGA
- a CDS encoding IS630 family transposase (programmed frameshift) yields the protein MKPRYRVTLSPEERSDLEAVTRDGKTRAKRFLYARALLLCDAGPEGPAWTVAAAAEALGVTPRTIEHLKKRFVEEGLEAALTRKRAEKPPREVIFGGEFEAHLIALACSDPPEGRERWTVRLLAEKAVELDLAPSVSHMTVQRAPKKNELRPHRRAYWKIPPKENAAFVAAMEDVLAVYALPYDPLYPVVCMDESSRQLIGEVHDPIPAAPGRPVRMDHEYMRNGVAQLFLEVEPLAGRRHVNVTERRTAQDWALWIKGMLDDRYPDAIKVRLVLDNLNTHTTASLYQTFAPQEARRLVERLEFHHTPKHGSWLNVAEIELSVLQQQCLDRRIPDRDIMRSEILAWEGDRNNRPSKIDWQFRTSDARIKLKHLYPKL from the exons ATGAAGCCACGGTATCGGGTGACGTTGAGTCCGGAAGAGCGGAGTGACCTGGAGGCGGTGACTCGGGACGGCAAGACCAGAGCGAAGCGGTTCCTCTATGCACGGGCATTGCTCCTGTGCGATGCGGGGCCAGAGGGGCCGGCATGGACGGTGGCCGCCGCGGCGGAGGCGCTGGGCGTGACGCCCCGAACGATCGAACACCTGAAGAAGCGATTCGTCGAGGAGGGACTCGAAGCGGCGCTGACTCGCAAGCGGGCGGAGAAGCCGCCACGAGAGGTGATTTTCGGGGGTGAGTTCGAGGCACACCTGATCGCGCTGGCCTGTTCCGATCCGCCCGAGGGGCGAGAGCGCTGGACGGTGCGGTTGCTGGCGGAAAAGGCGGTGGAACTGGATCTGGCGCCGAGCGTGTCGCACATGACCGTCCAGAGGGCTC CTAAAAAAAACGAACTTCGCCCTCACCGCCGGGCGTATTGGAAGATCCCGCCCAAGGAGAACGCGGCGTTCGTAGCGGCGATGGAGGATGTGCTCGCGGTGTATGCGTTGCCGTACGATCCCCTCTACCCGGTGGTCTGCATGGACGAATCGTCCAGGCAGCTCATCGGCGAGGTTCACGATCCGATCCCGGCGGCGCCGGGCCGCCCCGTGCGCATGGACCACGAATACATGCGCAACGGCGTGGCTCAGCTCTTCCTCGAGGTCGAGCCACTGGCGGGCCGGAGGCATGTGAACGTCACCGAGCGCAGAACCGCGCAGGATTGGGCCCTATGGATCAAGGGCATGCTGGACGACCGCTATCCGGACGCCATCAAGGTGCGACTCGTGCTCGACAACCTGAACACGCATACGACGGCGTCCCTCTATCAGACGTTCGCACCTCAGGAAGCGCGGCGGCTTGTCGAACGCCTCGAGTTCCACCACACACCCAAGCACGGCAGTTGGTTGAACGTGGCGGAGATCGAACTCAGCGTGCTTCAGCAGCAGTGTCTCGACCGACGTATCCCGGACCGGGATATCATGCGGTCCGAGATCCTCGCGTGGGAGGGCGACCGCAACAACCGACCGTCGAAGATCGATTGGCAGTTCCGGACTTCCGACGCCCGCATCAAGCTGAAGCACCTTTACCCGAAACTTTAG
- a CDS encoding glycosyltransferase family 2 protein, which yields MLSANRLMHLLAEEPLALDPVPLFSVVIPTYGRATFLNAALESVLAQTINDWECLVAVDGGEVPSTPSDPRIKVIRRVENGGPAAARNSALDHAIGKYIAFLDDDDTWLPDRLEIAASGLIRAPVATCFGISHGRLSWQGEWEGDVSDTLLEGKVPSLNCVAVRREVAVRFDERFRGGEDVDWLFRVAQIAEFTTVPRPGFVLGNAGTYRADAPQRLEGLLLFMEVHAEYLASHPRAAARRWSLYGNAAFRGGRRWDGRRAHFQALRHDPCWKNLQAWLCACLR from the coding sequence TTGCTTTCGGCCAACCGTCTCATGCACTTACTTGCCGAGGAACCACTTGCTTTGGACCCCGTGCCCCTCTTCAGCGTCGTCATCCCCACCTATGGGCGCGCAACCTTTCTCAACGCCGCGCTGGAATCGGTGCTGGCGCAAACGATCAACGATTGGGAATGCCTGGTCGCCGTGGATGGAGGTGAGGTTCCGTCGACACCCTCGGATCCGCGCATCAAGGTCATCAGGCGAGTTGAGAACGGCGGGCCTGCCGCAGCCCGCAACTCCGCTCTCGATCACGCCATCGGCAAGTACATCGCATTCCTCGACGACGATGACACGTGGCTTCCCGACCGACTCGAGATCGCCGCTTCCGGCCTGATTCGGGCTCCAGTCGCGACGTGTTTCGGCATTAGCCACGGAAGACTTTCGTGGCAGGGAGAGTGGGAGGGTGACGTGTCAGATACGTTGCTCGAAGGAAAGGTCCCGTCCCTAAACTGCGTCGCTGTTCGCCGGGAGGTTGCCGTAAGGTTCGATGAGCGATTTCGAGGTGGCGAAGACGTCGACTGGCTATTTCGAGTGGCGCAGATCGCAGAGTTCACAACGGTGCCGCGGCCCGGCTTCGTGCTCGGAAACGCCGGCACCTATCGTGCGGACGCCCCTCAGCGATTAGAGGGATTGCTGCTCTTCATGGAGGTACATGCGGAGTACCTGGCATCACACCCACGTGCCGCTGCCCGCCGATGGTCATTGTACGGAAACGCTGCTTTCCGCGGGGGACGCAGGTGGGACGGCCGGCGCGCACATTTCCAGGCGCTTCGACATGATCCATGCTGGAAAAACCTCCAGGCATGGCTGTGCGCCTGCTTGCGCTGA
- a CDS encoding N-acetylneuraminate synthase family protein, translating into MDRAIQIGNRWLGDRHPVYVVAEIGINHNGDVEIAKALIDAAVAAGCDAVKFQKRTPELCVPEAQRKLMRETPWGYITYMEYRERVEFGFDEYLAIDKHCKAKGITWFASCWDTESVDFMEQFVPPAYKVASATLTDRDLLEHTRAKERPVVLSTGMSTLEQIDAAVDTFDLVRLVLTHSTSTYPCDPAELNLRMISTLRDRFSCPIGYSGHEVGLVTTAAAVVLGASFVERHITLDRSMWGSDHAASVEPEGFARLVKYIRVVERALGDGKKSIYASELPVMRRLRRMPNSEGATPRG; encoded by the coding sequence ATGGATAGGGCGATTCAGATCGGAAATCGTTGGCTGGGAGATCGACATCCCGTTTATGTGGTGGCCGAAATCGGCATCAACCACAACGGCGATGTCGAGATCGCCAAGGCGCTAATCGATGCCGCCGTCGCTGCGGGATGCGATGCGGTCAAGTTTCAGAAGCGGACGCCCGAGCTCTGCGTTCCCGAAGCACAGCGCAAACTCATGCGGGAGACCCCTTGGGGTTACATCACCTACATGGAGTACCGAGAGAGGGTGGAGTTCGGCTTCGACGAATACCTCGCCATCGACAAGCACTGTAAGGCCAAAGGCATCACCTGGTTTGCCTCCTGTTGGGACACGGAATCGGTGGACTTCATGGAACAGTTCGTTCCACCTGCTTACAAAGTGGCCTCCGCAACGCTTACGGATCGCGACCTCCTCGAGCATACACGGGCGAAGGAGCGACCCGTCGTCTTGTCCACAGGGATGTCCACCCTGGAGCAGATCGATGCCGCGGTGGACACATTCGACTTGGTCCGATTGGTGTTGACCCACAGCACCAGCACCTACCCGTGTGACCCGGCGGAATTGAACCTTCGCATGATCTCTACGTTGCGTGATCGGTTCTCCTGCCCCATCGGATACTCGGGGCACGAAGTTGGTCTGGTCACGACCGCCGCCGCCGTTGTGCTCGGGGCGTCCTTTGTCGAGCGCCACATCACCTTGGATCGCAGCATGTGGGGAAGTGACCATGCAGCGTCTGTCGAGCCGGAGGGATTTGCTCGGCTGGTGAAATACATTCGAGTCGTGGAGAGGGCACTCGGCGATGGTAAGAAGTCGATCTATGCCAGCGAACTCCCAGTGATGCGCCGGTTGCGCCGGATGCCCAACTCAGAAGGTGCCACACCGCGAGGATGA
- a CDS encoding acylneuraminate cytidylyltransferase — translation MDLVVVGGSPEVLAVVPARGGSKSLPRKNLRLLDGHPLIAYAIAAATEAPTISRLIVSTDDEEIADVGRRYGAEVPFLRPAKLAEDSTPDLPVFQHALQWLEDSEGYRPDIVVQLRPTSPLRPRRKVEEAVRMLLASSGADCVRGVTPSMQNPFKMWKAGVDGFLTPLLATEFPEPYNMPRQALPATYWQTGHVDAVRTSSILEKGSLTGEHVLPLLFDSAYCVDIDSQHDLDLASWLLRDGRIDVVRPPASMVWSPLPREVALIALDFDGVFTDDRVWIDQDGIESVVCSRRDGLGLEKLKAAGYRVVVLSKEKNPVVARRCEKLQLPCHQGIDDKSAFLGELVSSLGISLADVVFVGNDINDVECLSLAGCGVAVGDAHPSAKAVARIVLERNGGRGAIRELAEMLLAKSNPGNPDDG, via the coding sequence GTGGACCTCGTGGTAGTGGGGGGGAGTCCAGAGGTGCTCGCGGTCGTGCCCGCGCGTGGGGGATCCAAGTCCCTTCCCCGCAAAAACCTCCGCCTCCTCGACGGTCATCCGCTCATCGCGTATGCCATCGCTGCGGCAACAGAGGCTCCCACGATCTCTCGCCTGATCGTATCGACCGATGACGAGGAGATCGCGGACGTCGGACGTCGATACGGAGCGGAGGTGCCTTTCTTGAGACCTGCGAAGCTTGCGGAGGACTCGACTCCGGATTTGCCCGTCTTTCAGCATGCTCTCCAGTGGCTCGAAGACTCCGAAGGCTATCGGCCCGACATCGTCGTCCAATTGCGCCCCACTTCACCTCTTCGCCCGCGAAGGAAGGTGGAGGAAGCCGTAAGAATGCTCCTGGCGTCTTCGGGGGCGGATTGCGTCCGCGGCGTCACTCCCTCGATGCAAAATCCGTTCAAGATGTGGAAGGCGGGGGTTGATGGATTCCTGACGCCGCTTCTGGCCACTGAGTTTCCGGAACCGTACAACATGCCGAGGCAGGCCCTTCCCGCTACGTACTGGCAAACCGGTCACGTAGACGCCGTTCGGACGAGTTCGATCCTGGAGAAAGGATCCCTGACCGGGGAACACGTCCTGCCTCTCCTGTTCGACAGTGCATATTGCGTGGACATCGACTCGCAGCACGATCTGGATCTCGCATCGTGGCTCTTGCGCGACGGTCGGATCGACGTCGTCAGGCCGCCGGCGAGCATGGTGTGGAGCCCGCTCCCACGTGAAGTGGCCCTGATCGCGCTGGATTTTGATGGGGTCTTCACGGATGACCGCGTCTGGATCGATCAAGATGGCATTGAGTCGGTGGTTTGCAGCCGCCGCGACGGACTAGGGCTCGAGAAACTGAAGGCGGCGGGTTATCGCGTGGTGGTCCTCTCCAAAGAGAAGAATCCGGTCGTCGCACGTCGATGCGAGAAGCTCCAACTGCCTTGTCATCAAGGGATCGACGACAAGTCCGCCTTCCTCGGGGAGCTCGTGAGCAGCCTGGGTATCTCTCTGGCCGACGTGGTGTTCGTCGGCAATGACATCAACGACGTGGAGTGCCTCAGCCTGGCAGGATGTGGCGTGGCCGTGGGTGATGCCCATCCCAGCGCCAAAGCGGTGGCACGGATCGTGCTTGAAAGAAACGGTGGCCGCGGAGCAATAAGAGAGCTCGCTGAGATGCTCCTCGCAAAGTCCAACCCCGGGAACCCCGACGATGGATAG
- a CDS encoding SDR family oxidoreductase produces the protein MKERVVVVTGGAGMLGTEYCRVLGKAGAHPVVADVDGEAAARLAMSVSRETGVRAKGVQVDVSEKESVQRMVGEVLTEYGRLDVLVNNAAIDPKFDPGNEGRHVTAFEDYPLELFNRSLAVNVAGAFLCAQAVALPMLDQGRGVIINVSSIYGMVGPDQRIYEKESQDERTFKPVDYSVSKSALLGLTRYLAAYWAGRNIRVNSFTLGGVFNDHDPEFTARYSARVPLGRMADRGEYGEALLFLASDASSYMTGANLVVDGGWTSW, from the coding sequence ATGAAGGAACGGGTTGTCGTCGTCACGGGAGGCGCCGGTATGCTCGGCACCGAGTACTGCCGCGTCCTAGGTAAGGCGGGTGCGCATCCGGTCGTGGCCGACGTCGATGGTGAAGCGGCCGCGCGACTTGCCATGTCGGTCTCCCGGGAGACCGGGGTTCGCGCCAAAGGTGTCCAGGTCGACGTGTCCGAGAAGGAATCTGTGCAGCGGATGGTTGGAGAAGTGCTTACGGAGTACGGTCGCCTCGACGTTCTTGTGAACAATGCCGCCATCGATCCCAAGTTCGATCCGGGGAACGAGGGGCGTCATGTGACGGCCTTCGAGGACTACCCGCTCGAGCTCTTCAATCGAAGTCTAGCGGTGAATGTTGCGGGTGCGTTTCTGTGTGCTCAGGCAGTCGCCCTTCCCATGCTGGATCAAGGCCGAGGCGTGATCATCAACGTGTCCTCCATCTACGGAATGGTAGGGCCCGACCAGCGCATCTATGAGAAAGAATCACAAGATGAGCGCACCTTCAAGCCGGTCGACTATTCCGTGTCAAAGAGCGCCCTCCTGGGGCTTACCCGATACTTGGCTGCCTACTGGGCCGGCAGGAACATTCGCGTGAATTCGTTCACACTGGGCGGCGTCTTCAACGACCACGATCCTGAGTTCACCGCGCGCTACAGTGCGCGCGTACCGCTCGGCCGAATGGCGGATCGAGGTGAGTACGGGGAGGCTCTGTTGTTCCTGGCGTCGGACGCGTCCTCTTACATGACGGGAGCGAACCTCGTCGTGGATGGAGGGTGGACCTCGTGGTAG
- a CDS encoding Gfo/Idh/MocA family oxidoreductase, protein MSNPPDLEASGDREILVAGLGSVGRRHVRNLRTLGWTRFVLVRSGKGPSSSPEFDDMPAETDLAAALSRRPVAAIVSNPTALRLEVAGPAAEAGCHLFLEKPVSHTPDGLVELERVAKENGLKVLVGFQFRFHPGLKDVKRLLDASAIGRVVSAHVRWGEYLPNWHPGEDFRRGYSARSDLGGGVLLTLCHPFDYLTWLLGPVQTVMCIVGSRGFDLGVEDTAHALLTFDSGVTGTVHLDYVQRPPCHDLKVVGSDGTLTWDNSDGAVRIWREDSTTWDVIPVPAGFERNTMFLDEMRHFLACMEGMEEPEVTLADGSRALGIALALKESARTNQAVRISEV, encoded by the coding sequence TTGTCGAACCCGCCTGACCTCGAAGCATCCGGAGATCGGGAGATTCTGGTCGCCGGCCTCGGCTCGGTTGGCCGTCGTCATGTACGAAACCTACGAACCCTTGGTTGGACCCGTTTCGTTTTGGTACGCAGCGGGAAGGGACCGTCCTCGAGCCCGGAGTTCGACGACATGCCCGCCGAGACGGACCTTGCCGCGGCGCTCAGTCGCCGTCCCGTGGCCGCGATCGTTTCCAATCCAACGGCTCTCCGGCTGGAAGTGGCCGGACCCGCCGCCGAGGCGGGCTGCCATCTCTTTTTGGAGAAGCCCGTCTCGCACACGCCCGACGGGCTGGTGGAACTAGAGCGCGTTGCAAAAGAGAACGGCCTGAAGGTCCTGGTCGGATTCCAATTTCGATTCCATCCCGGCCTGAAGGATGTCAAACGTCTTCTCGATGCGAGTGCGATCGGCCGGGTCGTGTCCGCCCACGTCCGTTGGGGGGAGTACCTCCCGAACTGGCATCCGGGGGAAGACTTCAGACGCGGGTACAGCGCGCGGTCCGACCTCGGCGGGGGTGTCCTTCTGACCCTGTGTCACCCCTTCGACTACCTTACCTGGCTGTTGGGTCCCGTGCAGACTGTCATGTGCATCGTGGGTTCCCGCGGGTTCGACCTCGGCGTCGAGGATACGGCTCATGCACTGCTGACTTTTGATTCGGGCGTCACGGGTACCGTACATCTCGACTACGTTCAGCGGCCACCATGTCACGACTTGAAGGTCGTGGGATCAGATGGCACCCTCACCTGGGACAACTCGGACGGTGCCGTTCGCATCTGGCGTGAGGACTCAACAACTTGGGACGTGATTCCCGTTCCCGCTGGCTTCGAACGCAACACCATGTTCCTCGATGAAATGAGGCATTTCCTCGCGTGCATGGAGGGAATGGAGGAACCCGAAGTTACCCTGGCAGACGGAAGCCGAGCGCTGGGCATTGCTCTCGCCCTCAAGGAGTCCGCACGAACGAATCAAGCCGTCAGGATATCGGAAGTCTGA
- a CDS encoding surface carbohydrate biosynthesis protein: MKRLERDLPTVLMSIETATRELDSKLVLAAALADRGCRAIVAHKESAHEIARHSRRVIWLGKSVFNRKHERTSLVLDLIRNESPLIYHHDEGGIYPEKIWETCVLRSHPPELFAQGSYAKVCTWGKKQAALLSARVPTLNGTFTVTGSPRFDVCAPKFAWIDSTYESQSRSRYLPYILVNTRFPAVMHAEGPTFGFLHEMLPVAWPSWMSPHEVRDLWYSKWSQDARDLASFLVLIKELAVANPKFTIVVRPHPSESVEFYEVALGPLENVVVIQDGSVVSWIRSASLVVHCKCTTGVEAAIAGRPVLHFWPDRERDTGRGETVAREAGVTVGTIGEALEKAAGLLNGVLHPQTWSPPALEMLNNLVRPATPLLVEETLNVMNERAIDSSDVRVPPRPRRFRPMGFLRRKLRPRQPSYVESKRGRMDPTRIAGVVRGCQEFYRGARLKAVTDRYAIVEPA, from the coding sequence ATGAAGCGCCTGGAGCGTGACCTTCCGACCGTTCTCATGTCCATCGAGACGGCGACCCGGGAGCTCGACAGCAAGCTCGTGCTCGCCGCGGCACTCGCCGACCGCGGCTGCCGAGCAATCGTCGCGCACAAGGAGTCCGCTCACGAGATCGCGCGTCATTCACGTCGTGTCATATGGCTCGGCAAATCCGTCTTCAACCGTAAGCACGAACGCACTTCTCTGGTTCTCGATCTCATCCGCAACGAATCGCCACTGATCTACCACCACGACGAGGGTGGGATCTACCCGGAAAAAATCTGGGAAACCTGCGTTCTTCGCTCACATCCACCTGAGCTCTTTGCCCAGGGGTCGTACGCCAAGGTTTGCACGTGGGGAAAGAAGCAGGCCGCCCTGCTGTCCGCGCGAGTCCCGACATTGAACGGGACGTTCACAGTCACGGGAAGTCCCCGATTCGACGTGTGCGCTCCCAAGTTTGCCTGGATCGACTCGACCTATGAGTCCCAGTCGCGGAGTCGGTATCTCCCCTACATTTTGGTCAACACGCGTTTTCCCGCTGTCATGCATGCCGAGGGTCCAACTTTCGGTTTCCTTCACGAAATGTTGCCTGTCGCGTGGCCGAGTTGGATGTCGCCCCACGAAGTCCGCGATCTCTGGTACTCGAAGTGGAGTCAAGACGCCCGCGACCTCGCCAGCTTTTTGGTTCTCATCAAGGAACTGGCCGTCGCGAATCCGAAATTCACGATCGTCGTGCGTCCCCATCCGAGCGAGAGCGTCGAGTTTTATGAGGTCGCACTTGGGCCCTTGGAGAATGTGGTCGTCATTCAGGATGGAAGCGTCGTATCCTGGATACGAAGCGCGTCGCTCGTGGTGCATTGCAAGTGCACAACGGGAGTTGAGGCGGCCATCGCGGGTCGTCCTGTCCTGCACTTCTGGCCGGATCGGGAGCGAGACACCGGACGCGGCGAAACGGTTGCACGGGAAGCTGGCGTCACAGTTGGCACGATCGGGGAAGCGCTCGAGAAGGCGGCGGGGCTCTTGAACGGAGTCCTCCATCCCCAAACCTGGTCACCGCCGGCTCTCGAGATGCTTAACAATCTCGTACGTCCTGCGACCCCACTCCTGGTCGAAGAAACCCTGAACGTGATGAATGAGCGGGCGATCGATTCCTCGGACGTGCGAGTTCCTCCGAGGCCCAGGCGGTTTCGTCCCATGGGATTCCTGCGACGGAAGCTTCGGCCGCGCCAGCCCAGTTACGTGGAGTCCAAGCGTGGCCGCATGGATCCAACGCGGATCGCGGGCGTCGTGCGAGGGTGCCAGGAATTCTATCGAGGTGCTCGGCTGAAAGCCGTTACGGACAGATACGCCATTGTCGAACCCGCCTGA
- a CDS encoding ABC transporter ATP-binding protein produces the protein MERPKEGTLVIARKMLELFDPSDHWRLAGIVVAMVITGLLQSVGIASIMPFLAVVSNPTVISENQYLSWAYESFGFASTNSFIITLGIIFVITMVASNGLNTMTSWILVRFQWRAHRKLSDRLLQVYLRSPYAYHLNQNSARLGSTLLNQVSQVTGGLFVSAANIVSRGISSLFIVVLLVAVDPLLAVLVSLTIGGFYAAVYGLVRKKQGRLGAVGVAAQTERFQVVNEAFGGIKELKVLGREEHFLERFRGPSIRYARAIASHNLVGLLPRFALETLAYGGIVVVTLYLLQTRESLDQIFPLLAVYAFGANRLIPAVQELFAAFTKIRFQAPAVEELHADLYREGWKASSARSWSSQPEKGIQEEPAPVSPRAGESIRFDAVTFRYPGANRPALDHVSLEFPFNYTSGIVGATGSGKTTLIDLLLGLFEPMEGRILVGDRVLDDQLLPAWQQAVGYVPQSIFLCDASIGENIAFGIPPEKVDLEAVRRASIAAHLHDFVATLDGGYATIVGERGIRLSGGQRQRIGIARALYHDPAVLVMDEATSALDNVTEDVVMQAIRDLSRQRTILLIAHRLTTVAECDVIHVMEEGHVIASGRYDELVESSSAFRAMARI, from the coding sequence ATGGAACGACCGAAGGAAGGAACGCTGGTGATCGCGAGAAAGATGCTGGAGCTCTTCGACCCCAGCGACCACTGGCGTCTCGCGGGGATCGTGGTCGCCATGGTGATCACCGGGCTTCTGCAGTCGGTGGGTATCGCCTCGATCATGCCGTTCCTCGCCGTCGTCTCCAATCCCACGGTGATCTCGGAGAACCAGTATCTCTCCTGGGCGTATGAGTCCTTCGGATTTGCCAGCACGAACTCGTTCATCATCACGCTCGGGATCATTTTCGTGATCACCATGGTGGCCTCGAACGGGCTCAATACCATGACCAGCTGGATCCTCGTACGCTTTCAGTGGCGTGCCCATCGAAAGCTCTCGGATCGTCTCCTCCAGGTCTATCTCCGTTCCCCCTATGCATACCACCTGAACCAGAACTCCGCCCGGCTCGGGAGCACACTGCTCAACCAGGTTTCTCAGGTCACCGGCGGACTTTTCGTTTCGGCCGCAAACATTGTCTCACGAGGAATTTCCTCGCTCTTTATCGTCGTTCTTCTGGTTGCCGTCGATCCGCTGCTGGCCGTGCTCGTCTCCCTGACCATCGGGGGATTTTATGCCGCTGTGTACGGCCTCGTACGAAAAAAGCAGGGTCGACTCGGCGCCGTAGGCGTCGCCGCGCAGACGGAGCGTTTCCAGGTCGTGAACGAGGCGTTTGGCGGAATCAAGGAGTTGAAAGTCCTTGGAAGGGAGGAGCACTTTCTCGAGCGGTTCCGCGGTCCTTCGATTCGGTACGCGCGAGCGATCGCTTCGCATAACCTGGTGGGATTGCTGCCGCGCTTCGCGCTCGAGACGCTGGCTTACGGGGGGATCGTCGTGGTCACACTCTACCTCCTCCAAACGCGCGAATCTCTGGATCAGATCTTTCCCCTCCTCGCCGTCTACGCGTTCGGTGCGAATCGGTTGATTCCCGCTGTGCAGGAACTCTTCGCCGCTTTCACGAAGATCAGGTTCCAGGCACCGGCGGTGGAGGAGCTCCACGCCGACCTTTACCGCGAGGGGTGGAAAGCGAGCAGCGCACGCAGCTGGTCTTCCCAGCCGGAGAAAGGGATTCAGGAGGAGCCGGCGCCCGTATCACCTCGTGCCGGCGAGTCGATCCGCTTCGACGCCGTCACTTTCAGGTACCCGGGTGCGAACCGACCGGCCCTCGATCACGTCAGCCTGGAGTTTCCGTTCAACTACACCTCCGGGATCGTGGGCGCGACCGGCTCAGGAAAGACGACGCTGATCGACCTCCTTCTCGGCTTATTCGAACCAATGGAAGGAAGGATCCTCGTGGGCGACCGGGTCCTGGACGATCAACTTCTCCCGGCGTGGCAGCAAGCCGTGGGGTACGTTCCACAGTCCATCTTCCTCTGCGACGCCTCGATCGGCGAGAACATCGCGTTCGGAATTCCGCCTGAAAAGGTCGATTTGGAGGCCGTACGGCGCGCCTCCATCGCTGCGCATCTTCACGACTTCGTGGCCACCCTCGACGGCGGATACGCCACGATCGTGGGTGAGCGGGGGATTCGCCTCAGCGGCGGTCAGCGGCAACGGATCGGAATCGCGCGGGCCCTCTATCATGATCCAGCGGTCCTCGTCATGGATGAGGCCACGAGCGCTCTCGACAACGTCACCGAGGACGTGGTCATGCAGGCGATCCGAGACCTCTCCAGGCAGCGTACGATCCTCTTGATTGCCCACCGGCTGACGACCGTAGCGGAGTGCGATGTGATTCACGTCATGGAAGAGGGGCACGTCATTGCCTCGGGCAGGTACGACGAGCTTGTCGAGTCTTCGTCGGCCTTTCGAGCCATGGCTCGCATTTGA